The genomic stretch TCTGGAGCAAGTTGAATCTCTTGGTGAAGCTGGGAAGGTTGATGAAGCTGAAGCTCTAATGCGAAAGGTGCTGAAGACGATGATACACCTTCTTCCCTTGCATATACTATTGATGATTTATTAGGTTTCTATGATGCTAATTATAGAAATGACTTTGCGAGTCTTATCATAAAAAAAAAAGATCCTCACTGTGAGGATTTACCTTTGAAAGATCCAAGATTGGGTTTCACTTGAATATATTTTTTGGGGGATGTTTTTATCAGGTGGAGACACTTAATACTGAGAAGGCAGTCTTAACACAGCCTCAAAATGAAAAGGTGTTAATGCTCCAGGAGAAGAAAATGGCACTCTGCGAGGTATGCGGTTCTTTTCTTGTGGCAAATGATGCTGCAGAAAGAACTCAGTCTCATGTCGCAGGAAAGCAGCATGTTGGTTATGGCATGGTTCGTGATTTCATAAATGAATACAAAGTAGGTTTTATCCTAAACAAATTTATAcattaattttataaaaaaatctTTCTTGAAATTATAGTTGGTATATTGTGTATTTCAGACTGCTAAGGAAAAGGCtattgaagaagaaagattgaCTCGGGAAAAAGAGATAGAAGAGCGAAGAAAACAAAAGGAGAAGGATAatgagagaaagagaaggagTGATTCAAGTGATAGGGAGAAATATCGTGATAAAGATCGAGACAGGGAGCGTGATCGGTACAGAGATAGAGACTCAGAACGTGAAAGATCTCGGGAGTATGAAGTTAGAGGTAACCGAGAGTGGGGAAGGGGGATGGATTCTAGGTCGAGGAATGGAAAAAATGGCGGCCGTGACAGGTACCACAATCGGAGCAGATCACGTTCCCCTGTAAGGCATAACTACAGAAGGTCTTGAAGTCCAGTTTGCTCCAAGTAGTGGAATTTCTCGATAGATGTcagaatttgaatttgaaagaGGTAGACCTTAATATCCTGAGACTTTCATCAATATGTTCTTTTGGAGTCTTAATTTTTCTCATCATCAAGGGTGAATTTACCTTTTTCCCATCTCAGAGCTTTCCTGAGACTATA from Lathyrus oleraceus cultivar Zhongwan6 chromosome 7, CAAS_Psat_ZW6_1.0, whole genome shotgun sequence encodes the following:
- the LOC127100738 gene encoding uncharacterized protein LOC127100738, translating into MDAQRALLDELMGSARNLTEEERRGYKEVSWDDREVCGFYMVRFCPHDLFVNTRSDLGPCPKIHDPKLKESFENSPRHDAYVPKFEAELSQFCEKLVMDLDRRVKRGRERLNQEVELPPPPPLTAEKSEQLSVLEEKIKNLLEQVESLGEAGKVDEAEALMRKVETLNTEKAVLTQPQNEKVLMLQEKKMALCEVCGSFLVANDAAERTQSHVAGKQHVGYGMVRDFINEYKTAKEKAIEEERLTREKEIEERRKQKEKDNERKRRSDSSDREKYRDKDRDRERDRYRDRDSERERSREYEVRGNREWGRGMDSRSRNGKNGGRDRYHNRSRSRSPVRHNYRRS